A stretch of DNA from Rattus rattus isolate New Zealand chromosome 1, Rrattus_CSIRO_v1, whole genome shotgun sequence:
AAGCCAGGCTAGGCTGTGTGGTTCAGTTGGTGCCCCTCAGCTCGAATGACTCCCCCGCCGACTCCTCCCACCGCTTTCCAATAATACTGTCTTCTGATTACATGAAcagacagttctctctctctttttctgtatgcgtgtgtctatgtgcatgtccACCTGTGTATGCTGTGtaggtacacatgtacatgtgtatgaaggCCAGAGCACAACCTCAGGTTTATTCCTCTGGCactatcctcttcctcctcttcctcttcatccccttcctcttcatcctcctcttcatcctcacccctccttctcttccttatcctcctcttcctcttcctcctcatcctcctcttcctctcttcttcttcatcttcctcctccgcctccccttcttcatcactctcctcttcttcctcttcatcatcctcctcttcctcttcatcctcccccttcctcctcttcctcttccttgtcctcctcttcctcctcttcttcctcctcttcctcctcttcctcatcctccccttcctcttcctcctcctcctcgtcatcctcctcttcctcatccttgaAAATCACACCAGGTTCCCCTcacctgtagcctaggctgactaACAGCCTCAcctgtctccagctccccagTTCTTGGGGTTACAAGCGTGCACTATGTCCAATtccttttatgtgggctctggagagTGATCCAGGGTCCTCTGagagcactttactaactgagctatcCTCCCaaccttcttgcctcagcctcctgagtactgggataacAGATGTGAGACCCCAGACACAGCCAACCTGTCATGATTGTCATGCTGCAAAACCTATCCAAACCTTCCAAGGGGACAGACGATGCTCTGATGTGCATGGTCAGTCCCTTTatctaaggaaagagaaagacatcCAGAGCACCCAAAGCGTGGGTGTGTGAGCTGGATGGGGCCCCCAGCTTCCTCCATAACCAAAGCGTGGGTGTGTGAGCTGGACAggatctccagcctcctccataaCCAAAGCGTGGGTGTGTGAGCTGGACAggatctccagcctcctccataaCCAAAGCGTGGGTGTGTGAGCTGGACAggatctccagcctcctccataaCCAAAGCGTGGGTGTGTGAGCTGGACAggatctccagcctcctccataaCCAAAACGAGGGTGTGTGAGCTGGACAggatctccagcctcctccatgtCCAAAGCGTGTGAAGACTGGACAggatctccagcctcctccataaCCAAAGCATGGGTGTGTGAGCTGGACAGGATCTCCAGCCTCCTCTATAACCAAAGCGTGGGTGTGTGAGCTGGTCAggatctccagcctcctccataaCCAAAGCGTGGGTGTGTGAGCTGGACAggatctccagcctcctccataaCCAAAGCGTGGGTGTGTGAGCTGGTCAggatctccagcctcctccataaCCAAAGCGTGGGTGTGTGAGCTGGACAGGATCTCCAGCCTCCTCTATTTGTGATTACCCCTCCtccaggagaaaaagaggaaccaTGTCCAATGCAGAGAAGACAGTTCACACACAGGGCTCTGGCTTAACTCTTGCCATCAAGGGCTCCGTCTGCTCAGGTGAACACAGCAGCTTCTCCTCAAGAAGAGCCCTTCTCCCAGCAGACACTTCTGGCCCAGAGTCCAGCATGCCTGATTAGGAGACTTTTCAGAGCTGGAAGGAATGAGCCtgtctcccacctctgcctctccaccAACTTCTCAGCCAATCACACGATGAAAAGGTCAGGTCAGAGACAGTGCAGGAGCagtcacagccatctgtcacaAGAGCCTTGGTCCGTTTATGTGTTGTGATGTTGGACCACTCCTGTCGAGCATTAGGCTATAAACTGCAGCAGAGTGGTCCTGGAATTTCTACTTATGCCTCTGACCTAAAAGACCTGTCACAGTAAAGGAGGGGTTTCCACGTCCACATGCCAACTGTCACAGAAgcccagaaagaaaatgaaactgaggATGTGACAGTCATGGTGCCTCAGTTTACCACTAAGCATCTCCCAGGTCAGGGCTTGTGCTGCTTCAATAATAATGGTCTCTTctagagaattatttattttaccttttttaaaagaagatttatttatttattatatgtaagtacactgtagctatcttcatgcacaccataagagggcatcagatctcattacagatggttgtgagccaccatgtggttgctgggaattgaactcaggacctctggaagagcagtcagtgctcttaaccactgaccatctctcagcccttattttacttttaaattatgtgtgtgtgtgtgtgtgtgtgtgtgtgtgtgtgtgtgtgtgtgtgtgtgtgtgtgttgtgtgtgtgtcaaaggacacagtgcatgtggagatcagagaacaatgtAAAgaatttggttctctccttccatcatgtgggtcctggagattgaactcaggtcatggaGACTGGCAGGAAGCACCTGtagtcactaagccatctcatctCATTGGCTCTCTTCCAGAAAATTCTTGAGCCTCGATGGGCAGGAAAAGTTCTACCTGTGGTgtcatgtaacttttttttttatttgttttaggtaaggtctagcctgggctggcctccaCCTCCTTAGGTGGCTGACAATAATGCTGGACTTTGACTCAACAACCTCTACTTCCCAAGCAAGAGAATTACAGGTGTTTGACACCCAGTTTATGTGATATGGGAACAAACCCAGGACTCTCAGTTATGTTAACAGAGTGGGTCTTTTTGACTTTatttgggctgtgtgtgtgtgtgtgtgtgtgtgtgtgtgtgtgtgtgtgtgtgtgagagagagagagagagagagagagagagagagagagagagagagagagagagagagagatgcagattCATGCATGCTATGTTCATGAAGAGAACATGCAGAACAGCATGTCCCTTCCACCTTACTGGTTTGAGATAGGATTCCTCGCTGAACTATAAGTTTGCCATTTGGCCAATCTGACTGGTCAGTGAGCTCCCAGGATCAACCTGCCTCCAATCCCAGTGCTGCAGTGACAGGCACATGTGGTCTATGCCccgcctttttctttcttatgagtcagggtctcaccatgtagctctggctgacttggaactcacaaagatctgcttgcctcagcccCCCAAGATCTAGGACTCAAGGTGTGTACCCAccatgcccacatccctagctttttatgtgggtgctaggaattcaaactcaggtcttcatgcttgtatagCAAGTGAGTTTACCCATTAGGCTATAACCCTGTCCCTCCAaaatgggttcttctttttccccataTACTCATTCTATGTGTAAATGAGTTTTACCTGTATGACTGTATGTGAACCACAagtgtgcctggtgctcagggAGGTCCGAAGAGAGTATTGGACTCCCTGGAAAtgaagttacagagagttgtgagcctccatgtgggtgctgggaactgaacccaggacctctgtaagagcaaccagtgcgaacagcagagccatttctccagctcctgaaaTGGGTTCACAGTAATGATGATGTCAGATCCCTGCTTCCCTACTCAATGTGCCCTGCTCCTCTCTAGCCCTCACTGGTTAAAAAacagcctttcctttcctcttcctcttcctcctctgcttcttcctcctcaccttctcagCCTACCTAACAATGTCAAAAAcccagaggagacaggaaagtgTCGGGGGTAGGGGGGCTTGGGGGGAGGCAGTGTGGCTAGGCGGTTACtgacaaaggaaaggaagctcCTCCATGGATAGAAGGGGCTGAGGGACACGGCAGCATCCCAAGGGCTTGGACATCCTTAGGAGGATCCAAAACGGACCAGCTCTCTAGGCAGTTGGTGGACATGAACCCACATGATGAAAAGAACCCActtgatggaaagaaagaactgacacCTGAcagttgtgctctgacctccacacgtgaaCCGTGGTTTGCGCGTGCCTACACTTGCAGatacaagataaataaaaagtacagTACCAAGTGGGTACCATAAGAACATACCAAGCAGCCCACAGAGAGCAGCACATGAAGCAACATGATTGTCACAATGGTGGCCAAGGCAACACGCCGGTTATCCTCACGAACAGCTGGCCAAAATGTCATTGCCAACACGGACCCTGAGATGCCCAGGGCAATCGTGACAAGGACCCAGCGAACGACTCTCTGGGGAATGATCCACAGTACCTGGGAAAGGAGAGAGCGTGAGGTGAGTTCCTCAGAGGCGTCTGCTCATTCCCCATGCGTGCTCACAAAGCTCCTGAGCCAACAGTCAGCAGTAGGACGTGCACTGACACATGACTTTGCAGAGCACTCCAACTGCAGGCAGAGGGATGCTGGCCTAGCCAAGGGATCCTGACACAGCCAAAGCCCTTGCCTTCCTAGCACCCATTCATTTAAATTCAAAAGGAACCTCTAGGGGCGTAGGAGCGTTAGGCTGGAAATAACAGGGCCCTGTGGAATACTttgttgaattttctcattttctaccCAAAACAGCAAGGCTCTGCCTGCTCGTCCGTCCGTGTGGTACTTACTGCTGTGGGGATATAAATGAAGAGCGAGTAGCCGTAGACACACACGATCTCCAGAAATGAATAGGAAACGATGTTCATCACTTTGCTGTTTCTCCACAGGAGGAAGCCCCAGAGGGCCAGGGGGACCAGCCAGGCGTAGGCGTAGATGACAGTCGCCGCGATGGACACTGCGGATGACAGGTCAGTTCCATCCCCATCAAGCCTTTAGCAAGCTCAGGGTGCTTCACACACTTCCTGGGcccggcacacagtaggtgctttatGAACGTTTGCTGATCTAATGAACCcttagcatgtgtctttgtggtagtGACTAGTGTCTCCCACATGGTTTTATAATGGACTTGGTGACTAAAAACTTCTAATAGAAACAACTGATTTATGTAACTGAAATACTTCAGAGAGCCATACTAAAAGTGTCTAAATACACTTAGCTTTTGGATCAAATAAAATCCAACTACCCCCTTGGAAGAACACGTTTTTCCTCCCTAGCAAAACAAGAGCTGACACTGATTTCTTTAGCAAATGTATTAAAATGCCCTGGGTGCAGATTAACCTGCTCTGCGTGCCATCCAGTGATCTGTCTCTAAAATACGAAGTTCCAGCTCACAGGCGCCTGAAATATCTCCACGCTAGTTTCTTTTCCCATAAGTAACCGTGTCAGCAGTGGAAGTGCTCATTAGTGGCTCCTGGGAACCATTGCTGGACACTCTCCTGACCTTCTGTCCTCTCCTGAAGAGCAGCATTCCCAGGACTGTCTTCCTTCCGGAGTGACAATCCTAGGGCGCATTAAACCAAGGCACCTGCCCTTCCAACAGGAAAGCGGGCAAATAATTCAATTAGCACCTCCTGCAAAAACAGCCCCTCCTAGTAATTACAGTCAGGCTCTGGTGAAAGCGTGTTGCCCAGAACCCTCGGAGGCTCCCTAACAGGTCTTTTATTTCCATGTTGGAATAGCCTTATTGAGCCACATGTAGCTTTGCTGACATAATTCCTTTTCCTTGGATAggtaaggaaggggaaggaaattcTACCTTGGCTGTAGCCACTGCTTATTAAGCACTGGTTAGACATCAGACACTGCACTCAGAGCTTCACTGCGAGGTGATGGTGTCTAAGGCAAGGCATGCTCCAGGCGGTGGGTTCTAATCCCAGGCACAGCAATTTAGGGTGGAGAGTTACATAGCCTCCCTGTTCACAACCCTCTGGAGCTCCGACTccaatctgatgtcttcttctgaccCTTTAGGGGAATGGGCGAGCCAGtcgtacacagacatacatgcaggcaaagcatccgttcatacatataatttttcaaaataaataaggctggtcattgtggtgcctttaatcccagcattcaggaggcagaggaaagcagttctctgtgagttcaggatgAGTCtgctctatatagtgagttccaggacagtcagagctatgtagagagaccctgtctcaaaaataaatatatcaaagtaaataagtaaaataaaatagtgatctttttagccaggcatggtgtcagAGTCCGTAATCtgagcacttggaaggtggaggctggAGGACCAGGTGTTCAAGGCCACCTCTGATACACGGTGAACTGGAGCTAGCCTGGGCCACACGAAGACTGTCTCCCAAGGACAAGCACCGGTAATGGAGCTGAGTGGCAGGTATGCtcgagccctgggttcaattcccacaccacacacaaaagatTATAATCTGAGCGttaaggtacacacacatgcccgTAATCCAAATGCTTGGGAGGCTGCAGCAAAACCATTATAACTTTATGGACTAAACTACGTACCGAACCATTAAAATTAGAACTGCCACTTTATGTTATTGGCATGCAGACACAGTGCATGGTATCACCTCTATTTTCCcttcagagaggaaaacaggatgAGAGCAGACAAGCATTCTGAGCAAGGTCACACAATGGGTTGAATATGAGCAGGATCTAGTGTCAGATATGTCTCATACTTTAAACGGTGTTTAGATTTATTAATAATGCatatgtgggggtgtgtgtgtgtgtatgtgtgtgtgtgtgtgtggtgtggtgtggtgtatgtgtgtatgtgtgtgtgtttttgtgtgtgtgtatgtatgtgtgtgtgtatgtgtgtatgtgtgtgtgtgtgtgtgtgtgtgtgtgtgtgtgtgtgtgtgtgtgtgtgtgtgtgtgtgtgtgtgtgtgtgtgtgtgtgtgtatgtgtgtgtgtgtgtgtgtgtgtgtgtgtgtgtgtgtgtgtgtgtgtgtgtgtgtgtgtgtgtgtggtgtgtgtgtgtgtgtatgtgtgtgtgtgtgtatgtgtgtgtgtgtgtgtgtgtgtgtgtgtgtatgtgtgtgtatgtgtgtgtgtgtgtgtgtgtgtgtgtatttgtgtgtgtgtgtgtgtgtgtgtgtatggtgtgtgtgtgtatgtgtgtgtgtgtgtgtgtgtgtgtgtgtgtgtgtgtgtgtgtgtgtgtgtgtgtgtgtgtgtgtgtgtgtgtgtgtgtgtgtgtgtgtgtgtgtgtgtgtgtgtgtgtgtgtgtgtgtggtgtgtgtgtgtgtgtgtgtgtgtgtgtgtgtgtgtgtgtgtgtgtgtgtgtatgtgtgtgtatgtatgtgtgtgtgtgtgtgtgtgtgtgtgtgtgtgtgtatgtgtgtgtgtgtgtgtgtgtgtgtgtgtgtgtgtgtgtgtgtgtgttgtgtgtgtgtgtgtgtgtgtgtgtgtgtgtgtgtgtgtgtgtgtgtgtgtgtgtgtgtgtgtgtgtgtgtgtgtgtgtatctgtgtgccaaAAGCCAATGTGTTTCAGGAGTGTGTTCTCATCTGTTGCCAAAAGCCAacttttcaggagtcagttctcacttCGCACTGTGGattctgaagatcaaactcaaAGTGTCCAGTGTGTATGACAAGTACCTTTACCAACCAAGCCGACCGCAGGCTTTGGACTCATACTCTTTATGAAGATGAGAAATGTTTATGGGCAGAGTGATGATTGCATCACGCCTGGGATGCCCAGCTTAAGGGGATAACAACGGTGTTCCAGCTCCCTCCTCAGGCAGGGAGGCTTCTCCTCTTGGTCAGGAGCTCTACACAGCCCTGCAATCTGCAACTTACCTACTTACTGCGACTGTCACTGTCCTGCTCTGTTAACCACCGAGCTACTTGAGCATAATGGCCATGCTCGGGGGAAGTGTTCCAAGTTTACATTCAAATGACGATTTTTAATAAACAGGACTGAATCTATGTCTAACTCCATGCtgagaagggacagaagagaagaaagagggtaaaaagggagaaaaaggagaatatATGTTCTCTCATACATACACTTTACACACATATCTCTCATACCGCATACATACCTCTCTTAcacttctctctcacacacatacatatacatacacatctctctcacacacatacacatacatacacttactttctacacatatacacacatatctctcacatacacacctctctttcatacacacatacctcacatatacacatatctcacaacacacacacctctcactatatataatacacacagacacctctttctctctctctcacacacacacacatacacacctctctcacacacctctctctctctcacacacacactcacacacacacacacacacgcaaacctcaatatacatgcacacatctctcacacacatgcctcacatacatatagacacctctctctctctctctctctcacacacacacacacacactcacatctctctcaacacacagagacacattcacatacacacatctctcacacacacacctctccccacctctctttctttctctctctctctctctctctctctctcacacacacacacacacacacacacacacacctctctcacacacacagagacacattcacatacaacacatctctctctcacacacacgcagagacacacacctcacctacacatacacacatctctctctctcacacacacacaccctctctctctctctctctctctctctctctctctctctctctcacacacacacacacacacacacacacacacacacacacacacacacacaggaggtaaaatgaggaaggacactaCAAAGCAAGAATGTCATTTACAAGCTCCAACTGGGGTCACCTTCTGTGTGGTCCtctccaagtcttttttttttttaaatttaagaatgtCATTTGAGTACAAGCCCAAGGGGGATCTCACCTGGTTGTGGgtcctcaggacctctggaagagtcttgaccactgagccatctctccagcccctctccaaGTCTTGACCACTATAGACTTGTCAAAAAACTGCCAACATCACAGGCCCCTGGCTGGCAGAGTTACTGGTTTCCCACAGTGCTCTAGGTGCTTTATAATTAGTGGTTACAGGCATCTCAGCTAGCTGAGCCATCAGAACTTGAAGAACAATGCCTCTGTTGTTTCTAATAGCTGCATAATGAAAACACTGCGACAACCAACGCTTCCTGCATGCTGTATCTTTTTAGAATAAACTCCCATCAGCACTCAGCCCAACAGCTTCCCTAAAAATAGTACAGATTTACAGCactacaaacatacatgtgcCACTGAGCAACACACTTAGGACAGAGACTTGCACTGGAATTCTGCCGTGGTGAGGAGAACCATGGTTTATGTAGATGGGTGGTGAGCTCTGAGGCACGGCTGAATTTGAGAACAGAGCTGCAGTGCCTAGAGACTGGACAATGTATCAGGGGTGAAAGCACGCAGTCAAAGGCAGGCCCCATTCGAATTGTGGAGTCAAGCTGCCCACCTACCTTTCTGGAATTCAGGCACATAATGGTATGTCTTCTCTCCCAGATGGATTAGGAAGTTAGAAAGGTTCCCACTGATTGCGATGGCAAAGACCAAAGTGGCACATATCCAAAAGGGGCCTGCAAAGCAACCACAAGATGCAGAAAGGGGGAATGAGACACTCGCTGTTAGACTCTctgaatcactttttttttttttttttttttttttaaagatttatttattttatgtatgtgagcacactgtagctgtcttcagacacaccagaagagggcatcggatcccattccagatggttgtgaaccatcatgtggttgctgggaattgaattcaggacctctggaagagtagtcgggtgctcttaaccgctgagccatctctccagccctctgaatCACTTCTTACAGCCTCTTCCTGGTcgcacttttaaaaaagatttatttattttatgtatatgagtatacaataactgtcttcagacacaccagaagagggcatcagattcccattacagatggttgtgagccaccatgtggttgctgggaattgaactcaggacctctggaagaacagccagtgctcttaaccactgagccatctctccagaattATTTCTGGTCACACTTgaagccagaaaaaaaagaattttagatGCAATCAACACTTACTTACTTAACGGGATGTTCATTTTTGAGAGGTTGGCGCCCAACTCAGCAATTAGATGTCTGAGAAGCTGGGGTAATCAGAATCCAATGGGGAAACAGTCTCCACCTGAGTGAAGGGAGAGGTCCCTCAGTAAAGGACCACAAAAACATGCCAGCATTTTTTATGACATCAGAGGACACACAGGTGAGTCAGTCAGGTCCTTCTGCATTATAAATGGAGAGCAGTGCAAGAATGTCAGGCAACGGCTGACTTggggggctagagaaatggctcgcaggttaagagcactgagtgttcttccagaggacccaggttcgattcccagaacccacacaactGTCCATAATTCCAGACCCAGGGGACTTATGGAattatgatgccctcttctgacttctgcaggacCAAGTATGCATGTGgtgcgcacatgcatgcaggtaaaacacatcccatgtgtggtgt
This window harbors:
- the Yipf1 gene encoding protein YIPF1; its protein translation is MAAVDDLQFEEFGDGATLLAANPDATTINIEDPSISFKHQPRPPGSLGREEDEELLGTNDSDETELLAGQKKSSPFWTFEYYQTFFDVDTYQVFDRIKGSLLPVPGKNFVRLYIRSNPDLYGPFWICATLVFAIAISGNLSNFLIHLGEKTYHYVPEFQKVSIAATVIYAYAWLVPLALWGFLLWRNSKVMNIVSYSFLEIVCVYGYSLFIYIPTAVLWIIPQRVVRWVLVTIALGISGSVLAMTFWPAVREDNRRVALATIVTIMLLHVLLSVGCLAYFFDAPEMDHLPAAITTPNQTVAAAKSS